One Bacillota bacterium DNA segment encodes these proteins:
- the carB gene encoding carbamoyl-phosphate synthase large subunit: MSGRPAKVLVIGSGPIVIGQAAEFDYAGSQACQALREEGVEVVLCNPNPATIMTDVHLADRVYLEPLTVDAAAAILARERPDGILATLGGQVGLNLAVALHRAGLLERFGVQLLGTPLEAIEQAEDRERFRAAMGALGEPVPPSGTVSSVPAALELASRIGYPVVVRPAFTLGGTGGGVAHGPEELEQVAARGLRFSPISQVLVEKSLLGWKEIEYEVMRDGRDNCITVCSMENLDPMGVHTGDSIVVAPTQTLSDREYQMLRSAALRIIRYLGIRGGCNIQFALDPRSGEYFVIEVNPRVSRSSALASKATGYPIARVAAKLALGLNLDEIVNPVTGYTRACFEPSLDYVVVKIPRWPFDKFPSADRCLATQMKSTGEVMAIGRTFLEALGKAVRALEDGTALLGAGETDLERALARPDDRRLFLLLEALRRGYPVSELAQRTGIDPWFLHALATLADTLGEVARRGVAGLQTLDARGWRRLKAAGLSDADLAHLTGVQLDTVRRWRLAAGAHPVFKMVDTCAGEFEAATPYFYSTYTSSGAEGEDEAGPLPGRRVLVLGSGPIRIGQGIEFDYCTVHAVRALQEMDYRAIIVNCNPETVSTDYSTADRLYFEPLALEDVLAVCDRERPEGVLVQFGGQTAINLAGGLERSGVPVLGTPPEAIALAEDRRRFDTLLESLGIPRPPGGAATSVAEAVAIARRVGFPVLVRPSWVLGGRAMEIVYDERDLERYIGQAARVSHDAPVLVDRYLPGKEVEVDAVCDGEEVLVAGVMEHLEPAGIHSGDSTAIYPPHSLTPGQVDVVVEYTTRLARALGICGLLNVQYVVYGGQVWVLEANPRASRTVPFLTKATGVPLVRLATAAMLGRKLQHEGYRGGLYPPPPGVAVKAPVFSWSKLLGVDTTLGPEMKSTGEVMGIGPDLPSALVKAYRAAGIDLPPGAGVLVSLADDDKEGCLDAVRQLHGRGCRLYATRGTAAYLGRRGLPVQAWNKVSEGSPHVLDLLAGGGVHLVINTPSRSQRAERDGFAIRRAAAEMGIPCLTCPETVRALVRAWAAHSGPGEPVCLQDHLFAPGPRAGGRGPAGAGTP; this comes from the coding sequence ATGAGCGGAAGGCCGGCTAAAGTGCTGGTGATTGGGTCCGGGCCCATCGTGATCGGGCAGGCGGCCGAGTTCGACTACGCGGGCAGCCAGGCCTGCCAGGCACTGCGGGAGGAAGGGGTCGAGGTCGTCCTCTGTAACCCCAACCCCGCCACCATCATGACCGACGTTCACCTGGCCGACCGCGTTTACCTGGAACCTCTTACCGTGGATGCGGCTGCGGCTATCCTGGCCCGGGAGAGGCCGGATGGAATCCTTGCCACCCTGGGAGGGCAGGTGGGCCTCAACCTGGCCGTGGCCCTGCACCGGGCTGGGCTCCTCGAACGGTTCGGGGTGCAGCTCTTGGGAACCCCCCTGGAAGCCATTGAACAGGCAGAAGACCGGGAGAGATTTCGAGCCGCGATGGGGGCGCTGGGAGAGCCGGTTCCGCCCAGCGGTACGGTCTCCTCCGTTCCCGCTGCCCTGGAACTGGCCAGTCGCATCGGCTATCCGGTGGTGGTACGCCCCGCGTTCACGCTGGGTGGCACGGGGGGTGGCGTGGCGCACGGGCCGGAGGAACTCGAGCAGGTGGCGGCGCGGGGTCTCCGGTTCTCCCCCATCAGCCAGGTACTGGTGGAAAAGAGCCTGTTGGGATGGAAGGAAATCGAATACGAGGTCATGCGGGACGGCCGGGACAACTGCATTACCGTGTGCAGCATGGAGAACCTGGACCCCATGGGCGTCCACACCGGGGACTCCATCGTGGTTGCCCCCACCCAGACCCTTTCCGACCGTGAGTATCAGATGCTGCGCAGCGCCGCCCTGCGCATCATCCGTTATCTGGGAATCAGGGGCGGCTGCAACATCCAGTTTGCCCTCGACCCCCGCAGCGGCGAGTACTTCGTCATCGAGGTGAACCCGCGCGTGAGCCGGTCCTCGGCCCTGGCCTCCAAGGCCACCGGTTACCCCATCGCGCGGGTGGCGGCCAAGCTGGCCCTGGGCCTGAACCTGGACGAGATCGTCAACCCCGTGACCGGCTACACGCGGGCCTGCTTCGAGCCCTCCCTCGACTACGTGGTGGTGAAGATACCGCGCTGGCCCTTCGACAAGTTCCCGTCTGCCGACCGGTGCCTGGCCACCCAGATGAAGTCAACCGGGGAAGTCATGGCCATCGGGCGCACCTTCCTGGAGGCCCTGGGGAAGGCCGTGCGGGCCCTGGAGGACGGCACGGCGCTGCTGGGTGCCGGCGAAACCGATCTGGAGAGGGCACTGGCGCGGCCAGACGACCGGCGGTTGTTCCTGCTGCTGGAAGCGTTGCGACGCGGTTACCCGGTCAGTGAACTGGCGCAGCGGACGGGGATCGATCCCTGGTTCCTCCATGCCCTGGCGACCCTGGCCGACACCCTGGGGGAAGTGGCCCGGAGGGGGGTGGCGGGGCTGCAAACCCTCGACGCGCGCGGGTGGAGGCGCCTCAAGGCTGCCGGCTTGTCCGATGCTGACCTGGCACACCTGACGGGCGTGCAGCTGGATACGGTGCGCCGGTGGCGCCTGGCGGCCGGGGCCCACCCGGTATTCAAGATGGTGGACACCTGCGCCGGAGAGTTCGAGGCGGCCACGCCATACTTCTATTCCACTTACACCAGCTCGGGAGCGGAGGGGGAAGACGAGGCCGGCCCCCTCCCCGGGCGTCGGGTGCTGGTGCTGGGGTCGGGTCCCATCCGTATCGGGCAGGGGATCGAGTTCGATTACTGTACCGTGCACGCTGTGCGGGCCCTGCAGGAGATGGACTACCGGGCCATCATCGTCAACTGCAACCCGGAGACCGTTTCCACCGACTACTCCACGGCGGACCGCCTGTACTTCGAGCCTCTCGCCCTGGAGGACGTGCTGGCGGTGTGCGACCGCGAGCGTCCCGAAGGGGTCCTGGTCCAGTTCGGCGGGCAAACAGCCATCAACCTGGCCGGAGGGCTCGAGCGTTCTGGAGTGCCCGTCCTGGGTACGCCTCCGGAGGCCATCGCCCTGGCGGAGGACCGGCGTCGCTTCGACACCCTGCTGGAGAGCCTGGGTATCCCCCGGCCCCCCGGGGGGGCGGCCACCTCGGTCGCGGAAGCAGTGGCCATCGCCCGCCGCGTGGGATTCCCCGTCCTCGTGCGCCCATCATGGGTGCTGGGGGGCCGGGCCATGGAGATCGTGTACGACGAGCGGGACCTGGAACGGTACATAGGGCAGGCTGCCCGGGTATCCCATGACGCTCCCGTCCTGGTGGATCGGTACCTCCCGGGTAAAGAGGTGGAGGTGGACGCCGTCTGTGACGGCGAGGAGGTGCTGGTGGCGGGGGTGATGGAGCACCTGGAGCCGGCCGGTATCCACTCCGGCGACTCCACCGCCATATATCCGCCCCATTCCCTCACCCCCGGTCAGGTGGACGTGGTGGTGGAGTATACCACCCGGCTGGCCCGTGCCCTGGGGATATGTGGCCTCCTCAACGTGCAATACGTCGTCTACGGGGGACAGGTGTGGGTACTGGAAGCGAATCCCCGCGCCAGCCGTACCGTCCCCTTCCTCACCAAGGCGACGGGTGTCCCTCTGGTAAGACTGGCCACCGCGGCCATGCTGGGGCGGAAGCTGCAGCATGAGGGGTACCGGGGGGGACTGTACCCTCCTCCCCCCGGGGTGGCGGTGAAAGCCCCCGTGTTTTCCTGGTCCAAGCTGCTGGGGGTGGATACCACTCTGGGGCCGGAAATGAAATCAACCGGTGAGGTGATGGGGATAGGTCCGGACCTGCCCTCGGCCCTCGTCAAGGCATATCGGGCAGCGGGAATCGACCTTCCTCCCGGGGCGGGTGTGCTGGTCAGCCTGGCCGACGACGACAAAGAGGGCTGCCTTGACGCCGTGCGTCAACTCCATGGGCGGGGGTGCCGGCTGTACGCCACCCGGGGAACGGCTGCCTACCTGGGGCGCCGGGGTCTCCCCGTGCAGGCCTGGAACAAGGTGAGCGAGGGCAGCCCGCACGTGCTCGACCTTTTGGCAGGGGGAGGCGTACACCTGGTGATCAATACGCCGAGCCGCAGCCAGAGGGCGGAACGGGACGGTTTTGCCATCCGCCGCGCTGCCGCCGAGATGGGCATCCCCTGCCTCACCTGCCCCGAAACCGTGCGAGCTCTGGTGCGGGCCTGGGCGGCTCATTCTGGGCCGGGCGAGCCCGTCTGCCTGCAGGACCACCTGTTTGCCCCCGGCCCACGCGCAGGCGGCCGTGGACCCGCGGGTGCCGGCACGCCGTGA